From a region of the Babylonia areolata isolate BAREFJ2019XMU chromosome 21, ASM4173473v1, whole genome shotgun sequence genome:
- the LOC143295691 gene encoding calmodulin isoform X2 gives MADQLTEEQIAEFKEAFSLFDKDGDGTITTKELGTVMRSLGQNPTEAELQDMINEVDADGNGTIDFPEFLTMMARKMKDTDSEEEIREAFRVFDKDGNGFISAAELRHVMTNLGEKLTDEEVDEMIREADIDGDGQVNYEEFVTMMTSK, from the exons AGTTCAAAGAGGCCTTCTCTCTGTTCGACAAGGATGGAGatggcaccatcaccaccaaagaaTTGGGCACTGTGATGAGGTCACTAGGTCAGAACCCCACAGAGGCAGAGCTTCAGGACATGATCAACGAGGTGGATGCTGATG GAAATGGAACAATCGACTTCCCAGAGTTTCTTACAATGATGGCACGGAAAATGaaggacacagacagtgaggaagaAATCAGAGAAGCATTCCGAGTGTTTGACAAAGACGGCAATGGGTTCATCAGTGCGGCAGAATTGCGTCATGTAATGACAAACCTGGGGGAGAAATTGACAGATGAGGAGGTGGATGAGATGATCCGAGAAGCTGACATAGACGGTGACGGTCAAGTAAATTACGAAG AGTTTGTCACAATGATGACCTCAAAGTAA